From one Rhopalosiphum padi isolate XX-2018 chromosome 2, ASM2088224v1, whole genome shotgun sequence genomic stretch:
- the LOC132922085 gene encoding leucine-rich repeat-containing protein 27-like, with protein sequence MKPMEIVILKNRNIMSIPESLIQEMGYFVKYLYLDNNIIRTLPDELFTGCTNLMWLDLRCNRIRRLPDGVQGHKNLQVLLLGKNDLKRLPLTLGSLPKLRELHVAGNPLDCLTRDMMKKGSKYLIRFLQEKWKSDQNNTETIQQNNNEFNVIKKNDDKIHKKNKKNIKIMDTSKMQLMERYSWPMIFLTNWSSDRLVTDRDIRMKELERLYLEKQKVILEKQERILQSYKDEETLKIWREKAKQLQYFENLPKLKKYRGLEVPFGVNEEFSKMISRQTYRKESVENIKYKNAVKPAIVKPFDFDLEMSDIYNILISLTPNDAENTNNDKNNDSKISNIDWEIQKLHDIQKRIAQLKTRMI encoded by the exons atgaAACCGATGGAAattgtgattttaaaaaatagaaatataatgtcGATACCTGAATCTCTTATTCAAGAGATGGGTTATTTCGTTAAA tATTTGTACTTGGACAATAACATCATACGAACATTACCTGACGAATTATTTACTGGTTGTACAAATCTTATGTGGTTAGATTTAAGATGCAATAGAATACGTCGATTACCAGACGGTGTGCAAGGTCATAAAAATCTACAGGTATTGCTTCTGGGCAAAAATGATTTAAAGCGATTGCCTTTGACTCTGG GATCATTGCCGAAACTTCGAGAATTACATGTTGCTGGAAATCCGCTTGATTGCCTAACTAGAGATATGATGAAAAAAggttctaaatatttaatacgctTTTTACAAGAAAAATGGAAAAGTGATCAAAATAATACCGAAAcgattcaacaaaataataatgaatttaacgtaataaaaaaaaatgatgacaagatacataaaaaaaacaaaaaaaatataaaaatt atgGATACGTCAAAAATGCAGTTAATGGAAAGATATAGTTGGCCAATGATATTTCTTACTAATTG gaGCAGTGATCGTTTAGTTACCGATCGAGATATTAGAATGAAAGAATTAGAAAGACtttatttagaaaaacaaaaagtaatattagAAAAGCAAGAACGAATCTTACAATCTTACAA agaTGAAGAAACGCTGAAAATATGGAGAGAAAAAGCAAAGCAATTGCAATATTTCGAAAATTTgcccaaattaaaaaaat atcgAGGACTCGAGGTTCCGTTTGGAGTAAATGAAGAATTTTCTAAAATGATATCTAGACAAACGTAcagaaaa GAAAGTGTGGAAAACATTAAGTATAAGAATGCTGTAAAACCTGCAATAGTTAAACC GTTTGATTTCGACTTGGAAATGTcagatatttacaatatacttataagtttaaCACCAAACGATGCAGAAAATAcgaacaatgataaaaataatgattctaaaatatcaaatattgattGGGAAATTCAAAAG TTGCATGATATTCAAAAACGAATTGCGCAGTTGAAAACGCGCATGATTTAA
- the LOC132919805 gene encoding gustatory receptor for bitter taste 93a: MWLVQSFWKLCGLFNIDLTYNKFQNVFSILLIVTCIYNFITASNALCKLDHWCDVFSTAMIGMYTRVLASTTLLSRIAIMVQSKQNLLKYRETIKAFEMYSPTSSTQHKNYKTFSFFVVFVCLSIILPINISRLYYLYKNESSDISLFIYYLFIYIQNLSMCCIETQFVTQCFIIYTRFRGINDDLKKLRNENVNYAKYPFILGSSATMWKDYKKSFQCVRYDKDFYRPRLISHPMANAVEILRIKHWLTRQAVDILNNLLGIQMGLSVFLLWVMALFDIYYEIFHNSPSKLLVYGWLFQYSLRLFMIILVAHYTTKQAIKSKSIILDTNNQMLDNSTKEELLLFVNQIRHQSIEFTACDFFTLNTQIIKSAIAAGTTYLVILVQFHS; this comes from the exons ATGTGGCTTGTCCAATCGTTTTGGAAACTGTGTGGTCTGTTCAATATCGATCTAACTTACAATAAATTCCAAAACGTGTTCTCAATACTCTTAATTGTTACAtgcatttacaattttattaccgCATCGAATGCTTTATGTAAATTAGACCATTGGTGTGACGTTTTCTCGACAGCCATGATCGGGATGTACACTAGAGTGTTGGCGTCCACCACTCTCCTGTCGAGGATAGCCATAATGGTtcaatcaaaacaaaatttactCAAATACAGAGAAACTATAAAGGCTTTCGAAATGTATTCGCCAACGTCATCTACGCAACATAAGAACTACAAGACATTTTCGTTCTTCGTCGTTTTTGTGTGtctaagtataattttaccGATAAACATAAGCCGgttgtattatttgtacaaaaaCGAGTCCTCCGACATATCGCTGTTCATTTACTATCTGTTCATATACATTCAAAACCTGAGCATGTGTTGTATAGAAACGCAATTTGTCACCCAGTGTTTTATAATCTACACCAGATTCCGGGGAATCAACGATGATTTGAAAAAACTACGGAACGAAAACGTGAACTACGCTAAATACCCGTTCATATTGGGCTCGTCGGCAACTATGTGGAAAGATTACAAAAAATCGTTTCAGTGTGTCAGATATGACAAGGACTTTTATCGGCCGCGGCTTATTAGTCATCCGATGGCCAATGCTGTGGAGATACTCAGAATTAAGCACTGGCTGACTCGCCAAGCGGTGGACATCCTTAACAACCTGTTGGGTATCCAGATGGGACTGTCAGTGTTCTTGTTGTGGGTAATGGCcttgtttgatatttattatgagATATTTCACAATTCCCCGTCAAAGTTATTGGTCTACGGTTGGCTGTTTCAATATTCTCTAAGATTGTTTATGATTATCTTAGTAGCACACTACACTACGAAACAG gcaataaaatcaaaatcaatcatTTTAGATACAAATAATCAAATGTTGGATAATAGTACAAAGGAAGAG TTGTTGTTATTTGTAAATCAAATACGCCATCAGTCAATTGAATTTACCGCATGTGATTTTTTCACTTTGAATACACAGATTATAAAATCG gctaTAGCTGCTGGTACAACCTATTTGGTAATATTAGTACAatttcattcataa
- the LOC132919804 gene encoding uncharacterized protein LOC132919804: MVINNNKLLTYWPIALFWRTFGVFPANMLDNNPNSNTLLPILFTVLLSASCVYVLIVGPAVVCRIGDKCSSESVRILKEMYPNIANMTSVLSRISLSYSVTMGFEKYRETMECYETYSPTTATDAAQYRVFTATAVCACLLLVVPVNVLRLWMLWTPDGDNPALMQGVVFYVFIYIQNVTMCCSETQFVQQCFMLYCKLKTVNDDVAELGGSAGLARFSRHSLHENAAATPDAPGIAVAAKDASDSVMATADAVETLRIRHWLLRESIGCLNRLFGVQLGMSVCALCVMSFFDIYYETFHVMGKYAMSGLIVYCWMLHYAVRYMGIILMCHYTTKQAIYTKTLIANLKSNCLDCSINQELHLFLDQLSHSSVEFTACDVFTLNIRLIISTFAAGLTYLVILIQYQTNMKSSTYTD; encoded by the exons atggtaataaataataataaattgttgactTATTGGCCCATCGCGTTGTTTTGGAGGACGTTCGGTGTATTCCCGGCAAACATGCTGGACAACAACCCGAACAGTAACACGTTACTGCCGATACTTTTCACCGTGCTGCTGTCAGCGTCATGCGTTTACGTGTTGATCGTCGGACCGGCGGTCGTCTGCCGGATCGGCGATAAGTGCAGCAGCGAGTCGGTCAGGATTCTGAAGGAAATGTACCCAAACATAGCGAACATGACGTCGGTACTGTCGAGGATATCTCTGTCGTACTCGGTGACGATGGGATTCGAAAAGTACAGGGAGACTATGGAGTGCTACGAGACGTATTCGCCAACGACGGCAACCGATGCCGCTCAATACCGCGTGTTCACGGCCACAGCCGTGTGCGCGTGCTTACTGCTGGTCGTGCCTGTCAACGTTCTGCGATTGTGGATGCTGTGGACGCCAGACGGCGACAATCCCGCGTTGATGCAGGGGGTCGTCTTTTACGTGTTCATCTACATCCAAAACGTGACCATGTGCTGTTCGGAGACGCAGTTCGTGCAGCAGTGTTTCATGTTGTACTGCAAGCTGAAGACGGTCAACGACGACGTTGCTGAGCTAGGTGGTTCCGCAGGGTTGGCGCGTTTTTCGAGACACTCACTACATGAGAATGCTGCCGCAACACCCGATGCACCCGGCATTGCAGTAGCGGCGAAGGATGCGTCGGACAGCGTCATGGCGACGGCCGATGCCGTCGAAACACTGCGGATCAGACACTGGCTGCTGCGCGAATCCATCGGCTGTCTGAACCGTCTGTTTGGCGTGCAGCTGGGCATGTCAGTGTGCGCCTTATGCGTGATGTCATTTTTCGACATCTATTACGAGACGTTTCATGTGATGGGCAAATACGCCATGTCTGGCCTCATCGTATACTGCTGGATGCTGCACTACGCAGTGCGGTACATGGGCATAATCCTGATGTGTCATTACACCACGAAGCAG GCTATTTACACTAAGACACTTATAGCaaacttaaaaagtaattgCTTGGATTGTAGTATAAATCAAGag TTACATTTGTTTTTGGATCAGCTTTCTCATAGTTCTGTCGAATTCACAGCATGCgatgtatttacattaaatatacgtCTAATTATTTca ACTTTTGCTGCGGGTTTAACTTATCTAGTCATTTTGATACAATACCAGACAAACATGAAAAGCTCCACGTATACAGATTAA